The DNA window cctgccgcactgtagccacagtaggggcaggcgccaaagtcagccctgctatcacatctagtcactgtagcagcctgGCAGCCTGGCAtgtgtgtactaggattagatgagtagagttgtatatatagcttcccattGTAACTCAGTGAAGAGaatgagttcagttttgccatctcctctgcagagctctggtcaacgctggtgcttgtgctgtgtgcgtGCACTCTGTTTTCCCTTCCTCTTCTATCTCCAGCCGTAGTGTGTGTGCGAGAACAtcggtgagcggtcggctcacccgtacGGGAGATATCGGGGCCAACAATGAAGTCACTTTTCTCACTGGACCTCTCAAACAACGTGCTTTCTAGGGAAATCCCTTCCAGCTTATCAGATCTATCAGAATTGAGCTATTTGGACTTGTCTAATAACAATTTAACAGGACCGGTACCATCTGGGCAGCAACTTGACACCCTCTTCGCAGAGTACCCGTCTATGTACAGTGGCAACAGTGGTCTATGTGGACCTACTCTTCGAAAGATCTGTTCAGGAAACAATTCATCAAGGCAACTTGTCCATGAACATGGTTTTGAGCCAATGTCATTTTATTTTGGACTTGGTTTGGGATTTATGTTGGGTTTTTGGCTTGTGTTTTGTGTCCTGTTGTTCAAGAAAGCATGGAGGGTTGCTTATTCCTGCCTCATTGACAAGATATACGATAAGATGTATGTGCTTGTGGTTGTTACATGGAAAAACCTGGCAAGGGAGTGATCTACTGCTGAAGTATGAGAAATTGAAAATCAAGCAATACTGAACTCTGGACACTTGAGCCTTGAAGACATCAGACTGAAAAAGTATACATAGCAGCATCTTACGTTCTGATTTTTGTTGTTGTATGAAGTTAATGTAGAGTGTACTGTATACAGTTGTTTATTGTTGTATAATAATTGTTCTATATTCCTGAACCCCTGATATATCTTGGTGTGAGCCCAGAGTATTGGTATTTGTCATTACAGATATTGTGAAAGTTGCTTGAGAGTCAACTGTGTCATGTAATAAAGGTGAATATGCCGGGTTCAGCCGTTCAGTTGTCAAGTGAGAGCAAGTAAATTTATTAATGTAAGCTATCACGATTCATGAGCTGCTTAACTATTCACTTTCTGCTTACATTTTGGCATAGAGCACACATGTCTTTAACTTGTAAATTGTGATAATCAATATGTACATGCTTCTGAGGAATCAGAAATTCAGAATGCCCAGGATCATATCCACTTGTGGTAACACAGTCATGGTGCAGTCCTCCCCTCCTTGGCATCCTTGTACATCTGATCGATGCGATCCTGCAACAAATTTGCTTTTTGATGAATAAAATTACAAACATTGCAAAAACTTTTGTGTGAATTTAGATAATTCCCTCAAACCTTGTAATATTTGAGCAGCTGGGGTCTCTTGAGCTTAAAGGTTGGAGTGATGACGTCCTTCTCGATGCTGAAAGGCACCGGCTCAAGGTAAATTGCTTTCAGCATCTCAAAGCCTCTCAACTGTATTCACAAAACAAGATTGAATAATTGTGTAGGAACCGTGGAAATAAATTGCTGCAATTAATCGCTTGCTAGCTCTGTCTTGTAGATCGAGCACCGACTTACCCCAAGTTTCTTGCCAGTTTGGTTCAGCTGATCCTGAATGTAACTCCTTGCTTTGGGATCAATGCACAACTTTGCAAAATCGCCTGCCACCTTGTTGGCTGCTGCCCATTCCTCGAGAGCTTGCCTCTCAGGGACAACCACGGCAACAAGGAATGACTCAAAGCTGTTCCCATAGACCCAGACCTGGTGCAGAGGAGCCATCCTCTAGGTAAGTTAAATCTGAGCATGAAAGTATTTCGGTTTAGGATTTTGTTGGTATTAGTCAGTGTACCGATGCCACAAGGGGTGACTGCATGTATGCTCTTTCTAGGACCTCAACTGCTACATACTCTCCCTGGGACAGCTTGAAGATGTTTTTCTTTCTGTCAATGATCTTCATCGAGCCATTGAGTTGCCACTCCCCAATATCACCTGCAAACATAAGGTGATTACAAGTTTAACAAATTAACCATCTTCACTAACTGATCATTCAGTTAGCTGCAAAAGAAGTGAGAAATATTTTTTTCACCTGTATGGAACCACCCATCTGAGAACACTTCTTCAGTGAGGCCAGGGCGTTTGTAGTACCCAGAGAACATGGTGTGGCCCCTCAAACAGATCTCACCCCGGGGCATGTCTGACAGTGCATCGTAGCCCATTTCAGGGACAGACTCCAGTCGTGCTTCGATTGTTGTGACAGGAGGGCCAACTGTTCCAATCATTGAGAAAACATCGGCGATTGACGTGAAGCATCCTGCACAACTCTCAGTGAGCCCTGCATATCAATATGATAAGTTAGAACACATAGTTTGCAGGACCAGACTGTAAGTAGACTACTAGAGTTCTGTTAAGTAGTTTAAGAAACCCAATACTCcctcagttccaaattataattcttTTGACTTTTTTTACCCCAAGTTTGAccgctcgtcttattcaaaaaatttgcgcaaacatagtcaaatttaagtcattcttgaagaacttttgttaataaagcaagtcacaacaaaagaagtgatatttagcacaattttttgaataagacgagtgatcaaactttggataaaaaagtcaaacgaactataatttggaacggatttagTACTAATTTCAGCAGATGAACTATTGGTGTGCACTTTTATCCATAAAACTGAAGTGAGTCATGGAAGATGTGTCTGAAGCTCTTACCATATCCTTGCACTACAACGCTGCAGCTGGTTACCCGCATGAACTCTTCGATTTGCCCTGGCAAAGGTGCTGCTCCTGCTATCATGAGGCGTATACGCCCTCCAAGCCCTTCCTTTATCTGTACTGACAACAATATAAATGTTGAGAGCTTtgtaaataaaagaaaaatatatataaagaGGCCCAACACTGTACACACTTTGCTGAAAACTATCTTGTCGAAAAATGGTGATGCTTCATGCTGCTTCAGCCCTTTCCTCATATTGGCAAGTTTGCTGTTGGCAAATGGACATTTATTTTATTACATTTGAAATGTAAGCATGCATGGAATTAAGCTTCTTTTCTTATTCAATCTTGTAGTACTACTTACTAGTTGTAGGCATACTGAAAAAGGTGTTTGGCTATTATCCCGCCGGACTGAATTTTCATGTTTATACCTTCAATTAATGAGATCCACACATTATGACTAAGCATGGAATCATGATGGAATTGAGAATAATAAATTTATTCTGGGCTGCATTAAACCTGTATATATACGATCATAAACACGAGGAACACCACAAAATATTGTCGGTTTCATCACTTGTACATCCTCCATCAGATACCTAATGTCCTGTAAAAAAAAGTTTAACACCTCAGTAGGCATAACAGAACAGCCACCACAGTATTTAGAAGAAAATCAAAGAATTTTTTGAATTGCAACAGTTATTAGTTCGTACCCCTTGCCAGAATCCGATGGAGGCTCCTTTAGAAATACAGTAGTTCTCAATTACTTGATCAAATATATGTGCTAACGGAAGGTAGGAAAAATAGGAATCCTCTTCTGTGATCTGCATGAGTATTAATATCAGCAGTGTAACATTACTTTAACTAAAGAAATCAACTGAGGAAGAAACCATGATGAATTTTACAATACATGTTGATCACAGATGCCTTTGATGTAAAAATTGTGTGAAACTTCAGAAAAAAATAGTACCACAGATCTAATAGGTAATAGGCTTGATATTTGTGCAGATAGAAGATGATTAGAGCTTACCACTTTATCTGTCTCTTTGAGGAGGTGTTCTGTGGTCATAACACCAGCAATGATAGCCCTGTTTGTGATTATCACGCCTTTGGGATCTCCAGTTGTTCCGCTGGTATACATGATCGTACAAATATCTTCCTTGCATTTCTTGGGAAGTTTGTAGTCTTGTTTTCCCTATCCAAACAGAACATTCCGACATTGTCATGGTATTCGTAATGAACTAGTAGTCCTCTAGGCACCCGTAAAGAGTTGTAGTAAGAAATCAGACTAACCATTGAAGAAAATTCTTCCCAAGAAAAGCAAGAGACGCCCAATTTCTCAGCTTCCATTTTCATCTCACTTGTAAAATCTCCAAAACTAACAATGGCTGAAGATGCACCGGGTCATAAATGATCATATAAAGCAGCAGACAGTCATATTAAGAAATCTGGTGTTCCGCAAGCTAACCTCTAAGGTGGGCTGTGCACTTAGGGACTACTGCTAGTATCTGTAAATACAATTTAACGAGTTGTCAGATGTAAACAGAATGTGATGTGTAGCATTGATCTCCAAAACTGATTTGAAATAGCATTTACTGGGGACGTATTAATCAGTATAATGCAGAAACCAGAGGGTAATAGTATTGTTCGAAGGGGAAAAATGTTTTGCTTACTGATTTGATCTTGCTCTCCTGGACAAAGGCAATGGATATCTCAGCATGGTCCATGATGAATTCAACAGCATTCGCTCCTACATCGTGTTACACCTTAATCGTCAGAAAGACAATAGAATTTGATAAGTAGAAAATGAAGGACAAACTAAGCATGCTGTTGTGAGTTATTCATTCATTTGTAATATTTTTTCCAACATTTTTCCACTCTAAGATAAGATTGTTAATAAACACATCTTAACCATGTGCATAAATCTGAGTATTCCTGAATTCAGACATTCAGGCATTTATGTGTTTTAGTGACTGATGAAGTGGAGAACCTACCGAGGGTGTCATATAGTGGCACATAACATATTCCTTGACTGTTGCATGCCTGGCGAAAAGAAGTTTGGATCAGATTACTCTAAAGAAGAATTctgataaaaaataaaataaaataaaacgagGTCACCTGCATGGCCATAACCCATTCCGGGCAGTTGGATCCATATATGCCACAGTGAGCTCCCTGCATATCGACTTGACGAATCAGTTCTCATACTTACATGCATTTTCAGGATGAAGATAAAATCTCAGCATAGACAGGGACATCAAACGAGACATTCTTCGCTTACCGGCTCTACGTCCAAGCTTCTGATGGCTGAACCAATCCTCATGACCTTCTGGTACACTTTCTCGTACGTTTGCCACACATACTCACCGGCCTATAAGAACAACAATCGAGTTGAATATCTGAAAGCAAAGTTAAAATTCCTGTCAAGATAAATCTGTAAAGATTCAGTTTTACCTTGCCATCTGTAATAACTTGCCGCCGGCCGAGCATCCTGTTCGTGGGGTACTTCTTGACTGCTCCACTACGAAACCACAAAACCAAAAACAAACTGAAATTTCGAACGACATTACATATTTGAAAAATCTCCGACCTTGTAATGTTAATGTACAACGGTACAACCCAAAGACTGGCATCAAGCTAAATATGCTAGCAGGTAGTCTGCTAGGAAAGGAAACCAAACCTGAAGAAGTCCCAGGGGGACTGGATGTCCTGTGGGAGCTCCATGAGGCCGTCCTTGGCGTAGATGCTCCGGTAGACGGGCCCGGCCGACGGCCTGCCGCCGGCTGCCGGCGTGGCCTCCCCGACCTTCACGGTGAACGTCTCCGGCATGGACAtccttcctctcctctcctctgcaCCGATGGGAATGAATGGGATTTGGGCACAGTGAGTGCAGTGTGGATGGATCTTTGAGCTCGCAGTCGCAGGCGGTGGAGATGGGAGGGCAGTTATGGTGGTGAGAAGGTTGGTGGCCAATTTAAAGCTTGTGTTACTGCTATGCCGGTGCAGAGGCttaaaaaagtacgacttataaaagtacgacttataagcgaaacgaacagggcgctCACTGTGTGACGGTAGCAGTCTTGGAGTACATGCAGGTGGCATGACTGACAGTGTGTTGTCCTAATTCGGTGAAATCTGACGTGTTTTACCGACAAATTATGTTAAAGAAACACGAGGGATGTCCTTGCCAGGTCAGCGCTACGACCATCTGGCATGGCACGCAGCGCAATTGCTGTCCAGAAGTCCAGAGTCTTTAGTCCAGACTCCAGAAGCAGCAGGAGGAGAGACGTTTGGTAGTTAGACGGACGCGAAATGGCGGCAATTGAAGGCGCGAGGCTCGCGGCGGGGAACAAATAATTATGACGTCAGAGGATATGTCGCCAACAGGCAACAGCTTTGGGCAGCATTCATGCCCGCGATTTAATAACCGTTGCAGGAAAAATTCAATTCCTCTTACGTCAGGCCCGTTcgacttgctgaaacttggctgaaaaacattgttctgtttgaattattgtgagagaaaaatactgttccgtctGAAAAAACGAGTcggtttctgggtaagccgaatAGGGCCATATTGTTGGCTCTTGAAGttctttatttttttataatatatataaacaaggcTCCTGATCCTGAATTCCTGACGATGATACTCGTGCTCTTGTCTTTGAAGATGATCTTGAGCGTTTGAGCTTCGGGCAGATGGCCAAGGATGGGCCACTCTAGGCCGTGCGGAGACGAGATCGGCCTGCTTTTGATTCGCTCCTGTGCCCTGCCATTCTTTGTTGGTCCCTCATGCTGCCAACGCAGGCCCATTATTCCCCATGGTTGGCTCTCGTAGAGATCTCCTCCGGAAACCTTCGCTGCCGACCAGTCAGGACCCGTGCCGCCTGTCGAACCCCCGCGATCCCGCACCGTGGCCACACGTTGTTGGCTTGAGAGCGGCCCACGCGTGTGTTTCATTTTTTTTAtcgtttttcttttctcttttttctatAGTTGTTTATTCTTCTATCTTGTATGAAATATATGACGTTAATATACGACTTGTTTTTCTTTGATACATGTCTGCACAGTtagtttctctttttttctttttctttcttataGTTTCTTTTTTATAactatttttttctttgtttcatGTTTATCTATTtttacttttcttttattttcataatctttattttcttttccttattcttttcttttgtattttttcttattcttttttcttttctaaccTTGCTTCCTTTTTACCCATGTTCAATTTTTTAATCTtatttcatttctttattcttccttattttcttcttctttttcctttATCTATGGATGTTTTCTTATTATTATTTTGTTGTCTTTTTTCATTTCTATCTATTTATTTTtgtattttctttctttcttatttattttattattattattttcctaaatttcaTGTAATATATGTGTGATGTTTGATATTTTTATGATATTCATATAGTATGTATGtggttagcattttcacaatcagtttccaaaggattagccactcaacttgccacgccactcgatcctagcgacgatgcaaagttagatcactcaagcggcactagatgaccgatatgcaaataagtttgcccctcttgatagtacggccatctatcctaaatccggtcatcaacttctctacacacctatgaccggtaaaataaaataccctaggttatacatttgccttacgcattccattccatctcctcaaatatcgatgcaacacatgcaccaacacgatcaacaatgatatgatccacttcatatcattacgtgatcatattggttcatcgatcttgacttcacttgcttttcaccgttgccttcgtccatcggcgccaagtcttgctcaagcttcaccgccacgagGTCCaccgctccaaagcctccgacttgcctttcactcttgcaaccagtccatcaagccaagtcttgtcttgatcttctccaccttgatcacatgactcaatgtcatgtctcatgtgcaatgagctccttcatcatcacatgtatgagctttgcaacatcttctcaaccttcatggcatatgttgctcatacacatgtacctatggactaatcacctgtgtatctcacataaacacaattagtccacctagggttgtcactcaattaccaaaaccacacaaggacctttcagatgcCCGTGGCACTCGTGCGCCTGGGTACTAGCCACTTGCAGGCCCATCCCTTACTCTAAGGGCGCCaggagcggttgtcgaacccgtcgatgagccaaccttcgaactcccgGGCCCAGACGGGCCGTAGAGGTGTTTTTTTGATCCATATTCCTCTTACTTGTGACGAGTCATGGCCCGTCCAGAGAGGCGAAACGTCCAGTGAGTTTTCCAAGGGAACGAACAAAGATTGTGTGCGCACTTCCCACGGCGAGACGTTGTGGCTGATCATGGtaggcgtggagatctaggcgggcggttggtttcctcgcacccgtcgcctctataaaaccaaagggttcaccctcgggttccataccttgcatccttgcctccacaGCCATGACCGCTGCCACCAATCACCTAGGGTTCCCCATCTCTACATCCCCGCCGCCGTCGTGCCCGCATCCAACcgtccccacctccaatggatccatggtgccattctgacatcaccttccagcacatggagggcctcatccgtcGTGGTCTTCTCCGCGTGCGGACCTCGGccaaggagtggctgctgcccgatGAGGAGGATCTATCGTCGCCACCTGACAactatgtggtgtcgttcgcccacttccatgagcgtgggttcgcGACCCTCGCCCACAGATTTCTTTAGGGGTTgctacactactacaagatcgagctgtagcacctcaatcccaatgggatccagcacatggcagcgttcgtcgccctgtacgagggattcctggggatcaaCCCCCACTTTAATTTGTGGAGGTACTTATTCGgcgtcaccctctagaagaagagggagaagagcggcaggCGGGaactgcacatgccgatggggtacgTCGgcatccaactctagaacaactaggtcggcgagtacccatcgatgcgtctatcaacgtccaacaaggggtggcattcgcagtggttctacctcaagaacgatgCCGCTGCCCCTCTACTGGAGTTCACCGGCCGCCTGATCGAAGATGCCCTGGAgttgtggaggaagtggggcattccagagaaggacaagaagaagatccgagaccacatcactgccatccacatcctgaaggagagtggcctgaaggggtcaggcatcatcagggcctaccatgcaaggagggtggtgcTGTTGATGATGCACGCGCTCCCGCTGTACGCAATGGCGCCTGAGGCATCGTTTGATGGGACAACGCTTaccgagggagcgctctcccACTCTGAGGTCGCgcaacgcattaaggaggcgatggagccttcttgGGACGATGCAGGTGCCCCCCTTGACTTTGCCTACCTAGTGCCGGGACATCCTCTGATGCGGCCAGAACCAGGCCATATCGTCTTCGTAAGTTTTCCCTCCTCAtacctcctcttcaattgatttcccaaccctttgatactaactttgagagggatgggaccagctgagggacctcatcttcatggatcacccagCGCCATTGCCGAGGTATTCATTCTTGAGGGCAGTGAATCACGCCGAGGGCTAGCGaccgaggaaggcgaaggaggacaagaggaagaagaagcagtagAAGCTACAGGCGCGGGAGCAAAGGGAGGACACCgacagcgacaatgatgatgatgattgagACAACGATGAGGTAGTCGACGACATCAAGTGGGACgacctagagaatgaggatgtgctgactggtatcggttcatccttgcaggagttgggacccttcccattccacaaAGGAGAGGGACGTCCGAGGAGCCGGTGGAGATGGGCCGTACCGTCGGCTTGCCCCAGGAGCCAACAGGGGTGAGCGGCCCTGCCACCGTGCCCAAGCTGCCAGCGGAGCTAGGTGGCTCCATTATCGTGCCCCAAGatccaaggggagcgagcccctctgctcAGGAGCAGGGGTAGGCTCGAAACAGCCTCGTCCCaatgaggcagagcagaggtcggggggttcacccccccccccaaacACATCTATCGTCCGACGGCACTGAGGTGAGTCATTAGCTCCTCTGTTTTCCCTATTTTGGTCGGATTTCAccgtgacttatgtttttcgtcTCTTATAGTGTCGGGAGGCAGTGTAATCCTTTAGCACTGGAgccaaagaagagcatcgcccttcaAGCGAGATGGAAGTCATCGGTTGGCACTACGCCCATTTCGGGCGAGAGCGGCTCTAGTGTGACTGCGTCTCCGATTGAACAGGCACTGCCCATAGTGACGCCCATGCCCTCGACAGGACGGGCGGATGTGGGGGCTCAAGTGGCGCCTTTGGAGGTCACAGAGCAGCTGACAATGGCGGTGATATCGTTGCCAGTGAGGGGGTGGATAGGGCTGCCGACCACGCTCGTGGCACCAACCATGGCAGGCGTGACGTAGCTGGTCGGGACCCCGCCGACGCAGGTGGAGGCGGCGATGGCTGTGATAGGTGGGCCACAGCCAGACGCAACCATGGTGGCGTATGAGGCACCAGCGTGACCCACGCCATCGATGGCCCAAGCGGCGGTGCCTGGCAAGGGATGGATGGAGGGGGATGCTATCAAGGGGTCCTTAGACGTTGTGGTGGTGGTAGAGAGGTCGGCGGTGCTCGGGACCTGTGGGGAGTCATCCCTGGCACTGATGTCGGTAGGCAGTGACTCACCCAAGCGGGGCAAGCCCCTACTCTGGTGGACAAATCCATAGGATCTAGCGTCGACGCTCTTTAGCCTCGACGACGCCAtcaagagcatggagcgggagagccttgaTGTGGGGATCACGTTCGTGCTAGAAGCCTTGGACCATGCCAGGGGTGCCTTGCGCGATGTTGTCATTCCCTCTGGACGGGTATTCGCTTGATCCTCCTTGCCCTTGCCCCtttctttctctatatactttt is part of the Miscanthus floridulus cultivar M001 chromosome 9, ASM1932011v1, whole genome shotgun sequence genome and encodes:
- the LOC136482236 gene encoding probable CoA ligase CCL6, with the protein product MSMPETFTVKVGEATPAAGGRPSAGPVYRSIYAKDGLMELPQDIQSPWDFFSGAVKKYPTNRMLGRRQVITDGKAGEYVWQTYEKVYQKVMRIGSAIRSLDVEPGAHCGIYGSNCPEWVMAMQACNSQGICYVPLYDTLGANAVEFIMDHAEISIAFVQESKIKSILAVVPKCTAHLRAIVSFGDFTSEMKMEAEKLGVSCFSWEEFSSMGKQDYKLPKKCKEDICTIMYTSGTTGDPKGVIITNRAIIAGVMTTEHLLKETDKVITEEDSYFSYLPLAHIFDQVIENYCISKGASIGFWQGDIRYLMEDVQVMKPTIFCGVPRVYDRIYTGINMKIQSGGIIAKHLFQYAYNYKLANMRKGLKQHEASPFFDKIVFSKIKEGLGGRIRLMIAGAAPLPGQIEEFMRVTSCSVVVQGYGLTESCAGCFTSIADVFSMIGTVGPPVTTIEARLESVPEMGYDALSDMPRGEICLRGHTMFSGYYKRPGLTEEVFSDGWFHTGDIGEWQLNGSMKIIDRKKNIFKLSQGEYVAVEVLERAYMQSPLVASVWVYGNSFESFLVAVVVPERQALEEWAAANKVAGDFAKLCIDPKARSYIQDQLNQTGKKLGLRGFEMLKAIYLEPVPFSIEKDVITPTFKLKRPQLLKYYKDRIDQMYKDAKEGRTAP